ATAGGTTTCCCATAAAGTTTAATCATATTCAACACCTTTATTGCCtgaatttctcataaaaagCAATGAAAATGAGTAATAGCACATGAAGTTGATGAGTGTCACATAATATTGCCATGAAGAATGGGCTACAACAAACAAAAGCAACACTTACATAGTCAGCATCTTCTTCACTTCGGAACTCTACAAAGCCATAGCCTTGATGAGCATTGGTAACTCTATCCTTGGGGACATAGACATTAACTGCAGTGGATATATTAACTAATTTAATATAGAAAACCAAACAcccatataagaaaataaaagcaTGTTCTGCTAATACTAGTTTGTGCTTGTGTACTTGAATGCACAAGGAGCATGGGGGAATAGTTGTCTTGAGTATTAAAGTTTAACCATACCAACTGGGCCTGCTTGAACAAACAGCTCCCATAATAATTCTTCTGAAACCTACAAGCAGAGAAAAAAAGAGATCAggtgaaaaaataatttaagcggagagagaaaaaagagagaataaTAGAGATAGAGACGGAAGAGGAGAAACAGCACTAATTAAGTAGCTGCTGATATCAAATAAGCAAAATGATTGCAAGATAATACAAGATAAATTTCTTATAACTTCAGATTAGGGCATTCATGCTGATATGCACAAATTAAGAGCAAAACTAGGTAACAAGTCCTCCACGATAATAGAGCAAGAATCTGTTCATCCCTTCATTGGCCTCCTATATGTTTCCTTGTCATTTGCTCCTTTTATTTCCCCAACTAAAACAAATTCATATTGAAGCTACAGCTACTACTACCTAAATGCAAATGAATTCAAGCATAATTCTAACTTTATTCCTATAAAATTCaactttttccttaaaagttACAACTGTAACCAAGAATCAACTGGGTCCATCTTCATCACCATAAACTTGGCCGGGTTTACTTGTACTCCGTAATTCACATTGCATTTTCGCAAAACATATGCAAGACAGCTTATATAAATCAAATGCAGCTCTGCTCGTAAAGCTACTAAACAACAACATTTACTACGATTTTAAAGCCTCAACCTTCAACAGGAACCTATGGATTCAATAATACATAGCCCTACAAGTGTTAGCGTCAGTGAAGAATCTAAGGGGACATAAACCCTAGAATCAAGAAATGGAGCTTTACTCAGTGTGTAGTTGTACCTAGTCAGTGCGTGAAGCGCGTAAACCCTAGAATTAGGGGAggttaaaaaaaacaaaacaaaataaatcaaaaatcaaaaggaTAAGAAGAACCTGAGGATCGAGGTTTCCGACGTAGGCTGTGGCGTCTTGATTGCGCTCAGCGGAATGTTGACCGAGAAGGTTTGCCCCGACTCCAGGAGCAATACGGGTCGCCATGGATGGCCCAACTCTCTTTCGCGAGCTCTGTTTCGAGTTTCAACGGCGGTGTTTGTTTAACacttgaatataatttaataaaccCCGAAGTGTGCTTGTTTGGAAATGGCGGTTTGGCACTTCCGTGAGTTGAGATTTATGGATGCGTTTGGGAGACGTTccaaaagagttttttttttttttttttttttttgggcataAATTAGGGTTAGAGTTATTCAAGTGTTGTTCCatcactataataataataataataataataataataataataataataataataaattgaagaaaaaaaattggtacAATTAGAATAACTggattgttttaattttatcactattattttattattgttagcTTTTGAGAGGGTAAGGTGATAATAAAATGCAATTGGAAAAATTTACTACTTCGAACATAGGTTTTTTCCAATTGCTCTTTGATAAGCTTGTTAGGGTCATATCGTATTGTTCACATTAGTTAGCCATCGAGCCGACTGGCTCATGCTCTTGCTAAAGTAATTGTTTCCCATACTAGTCCTTGTTTTCGGGAGGGTGACCCTCTCGTTTTTGTTCGTAACTTCTTGAATTAATGCAAGGCGttagctttcaaaaaaatataataactatcATTTCAATCATTCCAACCACTTCAATCTTACTATTCTAACAAAACAAGTCTTATGGTATTAGAAGAATgaattgttttaaaaagttaaggCCAAGACAAATATCCCTGGCAGCCTTAGAGTTCTGTATGCCCTCTCACTAACACATCCTACAATACTATTGCAGCTAGGCAAGGCAAGGCAAGGCACTGGCCTTCGGTCTCTCTGGTAACAATCTTCATCAACTTCGTCCCTGTCCACAGCTCGtttgtagcttaaaataagttataagctctacCAAGCAGAGCCGTTTTCTACTTCATCCCTAACTCGTTCTCGtttgtagcttaaaataagttataagctctacCGCTTTCTACTTCCTCCCTTTCCACAACTCGTGCAGCTTCGAGTCCTTCCACTGCCCCTTCTTTGTCTCATCTTCTTCAATCTTTTCCAAGCCAAGCTGCTCCCCTAGACTGCTCCAAGCCTTGTGCAGATTAGGCGGGAGCTTCTTCGTCCCCGTCCTAAGCAACCCTCGTGCCTCTTTGCGCCTCGATTCCTTTGCCAATCCTTCGAGCAGAGGCTTCATGGTGTTGAAATCGGCCATCCTGCGTCTCCTCACACTCTCCTTGAACACCTTGTACCCTGTCACAAACCGCCCCTTCTCACACAGATAATGGATCAATGTCCCATAAGTTGCAGCATTAGGTTTACAACCATTCCGCTCCAAATCTTGGTACACCTTCTCAGCTTCATCCAACATTCCATTCCTACAATAGCATATCATCAAGTAATTATAGCTAATTGTGTCTGGTTCAACCCCTGCAGCTTTCATTTCCTCAATCAAAGCCTTCACGCCGTCAGGATCTCCGCCATGGATGTTCATAAGCTTGACATTGTAGGCGCCAACATCCGGAGCAATTCCTCTTTTCGCCATGTCCTCCCAGGCCTTCTCAGCATCATCGATCCTCCCTGATTTATACAGTGAATGTAATATAGCCGTGAAAGTAATTGGAGTAATCTCGATACCTTTCTCTTCCATCTCGTTGAGTCTCTCAATGGCCAAGTCGGGCGATCTGACCTCGCaataggacttgatcagtataCCGTACGAAATCTTATCAGGCAAAACGCCGTATTTGTTAGGAATTTCGTCGAACAGTTGGGGGACGCGATCGCACAACCTCGAATTAACGCAGGCGGTGAGAAGGGCGTTGAAAGAGAGCGAGGATCTAGGGGTTCCTAGTTCGTCCATTTGCTCGTACGTGCTGCGCGCTTTATCGAACATTCTGGCGATGCCGTAAGAACGAATTAGGGTGGAGAGGAAGGGCTCCTGAGTGACTTTGGGGTCCTTCTTGTGAGACTCGAGAAGCGTCTCGATATCGGAGAAGCGGCGCGCCATGGCGAGACGCCTGACGGCGTAGGTCTGGGCGTAGCGGGAGGAAGCTTGGGAAGTGTAGTTGCCGGAAATGGAGGAGTAGATCTTTAAAGCCTCATCGGGGTCGTGTTCGGACCTGAGCTTTGACTTCGCTTTGGAGATGGTGATGGATGCGCCGGCGGCAGCCGCCGTCGTGGTTGATAGGTGGCGACCGTAACGTAAGGCCAGGGAAGACATTGCTCACACACGGGTTTTGCAGGGTTTAGGGTTCAGAAGAAGAAGAGACTGTTTTATGGAAGTATACTTTGTTAATAATCAAGTGAAAATagaaaaagagacaaaaaaacGCCTTTcttg
This portion of the Ipomoea triloba cultivar NCNSP0323 chromosome 5, ASM357664v1 genome encodes:
- the LOC116019285 gene encoding pentatricopeptide repeat-containing protein At4g36680, mitochondrial-like; the encoded protein is MSSLALRYGRHLSTTTAAAAGASITISKAKSKLRSEHDPDEALKIYSSISGNYTSQASSRYAQTYAVRRLAMARRFSDIETLLESHKKDPKVTQEPFLSTLIRSYGIARMFDKARSTYEQMDELGTPRSSLSFNALLTACVNSRLCDRVPQLFDEIPNKYGVLPDKISYGILIKSYCEVRSPDLAIERLNEMEEKGIEITPITFTAILHSLYKSGRIDDAEKAWEDMAKRGIAPDVGAYNVKLMNIHGGDPDGVKALIEEMKAAGVEPDTISYNYLMICYCRNGMLDEAEKVYQDLERNGCKPNAATYGTLIHYLCEKGRFVTGYKVFKESVRRRRMADFNTMKPLLEGLAKESRRKEARGLLRTGTKKLPPNLHKAWSSLGEQLGLEKIEEDETKKGQWKDSKLHELWKGRK